In a genomic window of Patescibacteria group bacterium:
- a CDS encoding glycosyltransferase — protein MNIVILSNQSFSQELKTNKWHVATRLAKLGHKVVFVDPPLRLKALRNTFTKKDCSVDFYGVRVLTLFRPSPQKDISKTFPVLDWLFTKYTAWKIKILAGKNIVLWVYHVGYPDLELLIKQIKPTKLIYDMVDEYTEFPEYAKVKDWLHQREQWLLEKANLCFTSAVSLYEKAKKINQNSYYTPNAGDFELFSKPQNSTPEDLRNIPHPIVGFAGALDDFKIDILLVAKCAQELPAVSFVLIGPQKVSQNSQFDSTALLKYKNIYLLGQKRFVDLPAYYQNFDAYFIPYDPKNYTSFPVKFFEALSCGLPTIVTALKSYFNYKDQCYIAKDHNEFVKLIVKSLKEDNKEKREARILLAKNNSWDNKVKNQLEIIQKGIQKGVRPKKKPNVVIALNSGEQLGGVERQVGDIVKGLAKDFNFTVVCKGGSMVKEYQASGANFVELYPCLDFDPLYVFKLLKLVKPLNPIALHAHELKAGFNAMLAGFLAGTPARIYHVHTPITYWQLPKWKKPILFKLNLVANKIAGNFLATKVIALTKSIKIERVEKEGINPSKIEIVPNGIGIKVYPKSPTALRIHWKIPREAFVIGNIGRLTVEKGHEVLIRAFSKILQKNNNAYLVLAGDGNLRESLEGLCRKLNISSKVRFLGSFKNDQKYQILTSFDLFVSPSLAEGFGISIIEAMNAEVPVLASNLPVFKDVGKDTINYFERGDSDDLAQKILNFKYNEKKIKEAYDLVAKIYSMEKFLDSYKKLYSVLG, from the coding sequence ATGAATATAGTTATTTTATCCAATCAGTCGTTTTCGCAGGAATTAAAAACCAACAAATGGCATGTGGCAACAAGACTTGCCAAACTTGGTCATAAAGTGGTATTTGTAGATCCTCCGCTAAGGTTAAAAGCTTTACGCAATACTTTTACAAAAAAAGACTGTAGTGTAGATTTCTATGGAGTAAGAGTTCTGACTTTATTTAGACCATCGCCCCAGAAAGACATTTCTAAAACATTTCCCGTGCTAGATTGGCTATTTACTAAATACACAGCCTGGAAAATCAAAATACTGGCTGGCAAAAATATAGTACTTTGGGTTTATCATGTCGGCTATCCCGATTTAGAATTGCTAATTAAACAAATTAAACCGACAAAATTAATTTACGACATGGTTGATGAATATACAGAATTTCCAGAGTACGCAAAAGTAAAAGATTGGTTGCACCAAAGGGAACAGTGGTTACTAGAAAAAGCGAACCTTTGTTTTACCTCGGCAGTTTCCCTTTACGAGAAAGCAAAAAAAATTAATCAAAACAGTTATTACACGCCAAACGCGGGAGATTTTGAATTATTCTCTAAGCCTCAAAATAGTACCCCAGAGGATTTGCGGAATATACCACACCCAATAGTAGGTTTTGCGGGAGCGCTGGATGATTTTAAAATAGATATCTTGCTTGTTGCAAAATGCGCCCAAGAACTTCCCGCAGTCTCTTTTGTTTTAATTGGTCCGCAAAAAGTTTCCCAAAATTCTCAATTTGATTCCACGGCCCTTTTAAAATATAAAAATATTTATTTGTTAGGTCAGAAAAGATTTGTTGATCTCCCAGCTTACTACCAAAATTTTGATGCCTACTTTATCCCCTACGATCCGAAAAATTATACATCTTTTCCCGTTAAATTTTTTGAGGCTCTATCTTGCGGTCTTCCCACAATCGTAACTGCTCTTAAAAGCTATTTTAATTATAAAGATCAATGCTACATTGCAAAAGATCACAATGAATTCGTAAAACTAATTGTAAAATCCTTGAAGGAAGACAATAAGGAAAAAAGGGAGGCACGAATATTACTAGCCAAAAATAATTCTTGGGACAATAAAGTAAAGAATCAACTCGAAATAATTCAAAAAGGGATCCAAAAAGGGGTGAGACCAAAAAAAAAGCCAAATGTTGTAATTGCACTTAATTCGGGAGAACAATTAGGAGGTGTAGAACGCCAGGTGGGAGATATTGTAAAAGGTCTTGCAAAAGATTTTAATTTTACGGTTGTTTGCAAAGGTGGTTCCATGGTCAAAGAATATCAAGCAAGTGGTGCTAATTTTGTGGAGTTATATCCTTGTCTGGATTTCGATCCTTTGTATGTATTTAAGCTACTTAAGCTAGTTAAGCCACTTAATCCCATTGCTCTTCATGCCCACGAGCTAAAAGCGGGTTTTAACGCCATGCTCGCGGGTTTTTTAGCAGGAACACCAGCAAGGATTTATCATGTTCATACCCCGATAACTTATTGGCAACTTCCGAAATGGAAAAAGCCCATCCTTTTTAAATTAAATCTCGTAGCGAATAAAATTGCCGGAAACTTTTTAGCCACAAAAGTTATTGCGCTAACGAAATCAATTAAGATTGAAAGAGTAGAAAAGGAGGGGATAAACCCAAGCAAGATAGAAATTGTTCCCAATGGGATTGGTATCAAGGTATACCCGAAATCCCCAACAGCTCTAAGAATACATTGGAAAATTCCCAGAGAAGCTTTTGTTATAGGTAACATAGGGAGACTAACTGTAGAAAAGGGACACGAGGTTTTAATTAGAGCATTTTCCAAGATTCTGCAAAAAAATAATAATGCTTATCTTGTTTTAGCTGGGGATGGCAATTTACGAGAATCCTTGGAGGGTCTTTGCCGAAAGCTTAATATTTCCTCCAAGGTTAGGTTTTTAGGAAGCTTTAAGAACGACCAAAAATATCAAATATTGACAAGTTTTGACCTTTTTGTTTCGCCAAGTCTTGCCGAAGGTTTTGGTATATCAATAATTGAAGCAATGAATGCCGAGGTTCCTGTTTTGGCTTCCAATCTTCCGGTTTTTAAGGATGTTGGAAAAGACACCATAAACTACTTTGAACGAGGTGATTCCGATGATTTAGCTCAAAAGATTTTAAATTTTAAATATAACGAAAAAAAGATAAAAGAAGCTTACGATTTAGTTGCTAAAATTTATTCTATGGAGAAATTTTTAGATTCCTACAAGAAGTTGTATTCAGTTTTAGGGTGA
- a CDS encoding glycosyltransferase family 39 protein gives MTTTTFTKIFNSKWFVVSIIFLGIALRFVGIWWNLPKIYHPDETALVSGGLGLRIVSNLKHFDWPHMQMYISLFAVSAWAKITDIYGNLFGISVNNSSSIFLERPASFYLAIRFVSFLMSSLSLVIFYKGVREFLGRNVAVISLLFFALSLQNIEDAHYATLESALTFWVVLVFFFSQRILRNTKLINYALAGLFAGFATSTKYNGAFAVLLIFSAHVTNVIKFKKSYREVIFSKNLIIAAVMSVAGFFIGTPYALLDFKTFVKSDSPVGALWQFKRQRGPISESLLNFNLGESRYKTGVGLSFGVIGALLVLLGIFAVLRNYTNISFFLLFFPLAYFWYMGTLKLFYQHYLNPVYPFFAILSAVGFKHAVNYIFHRIQQPTVRGMLLGLFFILTFGGLFYRGVVMNYVFATGDTRRRAENWILQNVTPGSIVGISGAYSVNLDDYVNGAGYNAVKIDEVFREMDREIGHTDQIAYFKSKGISLVVTGDYDLDARLKTNFPANCRYPSGDAWAIDTMRVIKLFPARSSVEPTVAVLGFEK, from the coding sequence ATGACTACTACTACCTTTACAAAAATATTCAACTCTAAGTGGTTCGTAGTATCAATCATTTTTCTAGGGATTGCTCTTAGATTTGTTGGTATTTGGTGGAATCTGCCAAAAATTTACCATCCCGATGAGACCGCCCTCGTTAGCGGAGGCCTGGGTCTAAGAATAGTTTCTAACCTTAAGCATTTTGATTGGCCTCATATGCAAATGTATATTTCTCTTTTTGCAGTTTCGGCTTGGGCAAAAATTACAGATATTTACGGAAACCTTTTTGGCATTTCGGTTAACAACTCCAGTTCTATATTCTTAGAAAGACCTGCATCATTTTACCTGGCGATTCGTTTCGTGTCATTTTTAATGTCATCCTTGTCCCTGGTAATTTTTTATAAGGGCGTAAGGGAATTTTTGGGGCGTAATGTTGCTGTTATATCTCTGTTGTTCTTTGCTTTAAGTTTGCAAAATATAGAGGATGCCCATTATGCCACATTGGAGTCCGCGCTTACCTTTTGGGTTGTTTTAGTTTTTTTCTTTTCGCAAAGAATTTTAAGAAATACTAAATTAATAAATTATGCTTTAGCAGGTCTTTTTGCAGGATTTGCGACATCAACAAAATATAATGGTGCTTTTGCCGTTTTGCTCATTTTTTCTGCGCATGTGACAAATGTTATCAAATTTAAGAAATCGTATCGGGAGGTTATTTTTTCAAAGAATCTTATAATTGCAGCAGTAATGTCTGTGGCGGGATTTTTTATTGGTACTCCTTATGCCTTGTTAGATTTTAAAACTTTTGTAAAAAGTGATTCTCCGGTCGGAGCGTTGTGGCAATTTAAGAGACAAAGAGGTCCAATATCAGAATCCCTATTAAATTTTAATCTTGGAGAATCTAGATATAAGACAGGTGTCGGACTATCCTTTGGGGTTATAGGGGCGTTATTAGTGCTGCTTGGGATATTTGCCGTGCTTAGAAATTATACAAACATTAGTTTTTTTCTATTGTTTTTCCCATTAGCGTATTTTTGGTATATGGGGACTTTAAAATTGTTCTATCAACACTACCTAAATCCAGTTTACCCCTTCTTTGCCATTTTATCTGCGGTTGGATTTAAGCACGCTGTAAATTACATATTTCACAGAATTCAACAACCCACGGTAAGAGGTATGCTACTTGGTTTATTTTTTATCTTAACATTTGGAGGTTTGTTTTATCGTGGGGTTGTAATGAATTATGTTTTTGCAACAGGTGATACCAGAAGGCGAGCCGAAAATTGGATTTTACAGAATGTTACTCCGGGCTCAATTGTTGGTATTAGTGGTGCTTATAGCGTAAATCTAGATGATTATGTAAATGGAGCGGGGTATAACGCAGTAAAAATCGACGAGGTTTTTAGGGAGATGGACCGAGAAATTGGGCATACCGATCAAATTGCTTATTTTAAAAGCAAAGGAATAAGTTTAGTGGTAACAGGAGATTACGATTTAGATGCTCGTTTAAAGACTAATTTTCCAGCAAACTGCAGATATCCTAGTGGTGATGCTTGGGCAATAGATACTATGCGAGTTATAAAGCTTTTTCCTGCCCGAAGTTCTGTTGAGCCTACAGTTGCCGTTTTGGGATTTGAAAAATAA
- a CDS encoding glycosyltransferase family 39 protein: MINLKKHLNLIFLSLVYFISRLPMLGNDIVNVDAPAWNYRAVQFWAYLKNYNFLETYRTYHPGVTLMWLSGFGQEIYSVFYKLKYGIRPVYFNVSNFRWILFSETLPLVLFNFAFIILLYKLIEKLFNQKIAFYSVLILLLEPFFIGNTRVLHLDGMLSLLGINSVLFFIKYQKSKRTKDAIFSGILFGLAVLTKVSSLTLFPTIVIISLLFGNILSLVIYAVAGLTAFLILFPACWVDPIRVITKIIYDGVIKTGQGGQPQIFFGQESLNPGILFYPTQFIFRASPVLIILLTVALYLIFSNYKVVLKGLKSSKTMTILGVSIYTLVYFVFMTVSTKKIDRYLIPLFPPLAIFAGYALSKVVPRKQFFVAVVLVVVSAVQILPLFPDFFAYFNPLVGGSHMAVNAVGLQDWATGYMRVTNYLNKKPGVENITLATYNDASVRPTFLGIVVSIDSVTDFSEVDYVVVQRDDARSPLILKSMSLDRVFYIGSYDYYYLYKNIQL; encoded by the coding sequence ATGATAAATCTAAAGAAACATCTTAATCTGATATTTTTATCTCTCGTCTACTTTATTTCTCGTCTGCCAATGTTGGGAAACGATATTGTGAATGTGGATGCTCCCGCATGGAACTACAGGGCTGTGCAATTTTGGGCATATCTTAAAAACTATAATTTTTTAGAGACTTATAGGACATATCACCCCGGAGTTACCCTCATGTGGCTTTCTGGTTTTGGGCAGGAGATATATAGTGTATTTTATAAATTAAAGTACGGGATAAGACCTGTTTATTTTAATGTTAGCAATTTTCGTTGGATATTATTTTCCGAGACCCTTCCTTTAGTACTTTTTAACTTCGCCTTTATAATTTTGCTCTACAAATTGATTGAGAAATTGTTTAATCAAAAGATAGCTTTTTATTCGGTTTTAATTTTATTACTGGAGCCATTTTTTATAGGTAACACCAGGGTTTTACATCTAGACGGTATGCTTTCTCTTTTGGGAATTAACTCCGTTTTGTTTTTTATAAAGTATCAAAAATCCAAACGCACTAAAGACGCCATTTTTTCTGGGATATTATTTGGGTTGGCAGTATTGACAAAGGTCTCCTCCCTTACATTATTTCCAACCATTGTAATAATCTCTCTGTTATTCGGCAATATACTGTCCTTAGTAATTTATGCAGTAGCAGGACTTACAGCGTTTTTAATTTTGTTTCCAGCCTGTTGGGTAGATCCAATTCGTGTTATAACAAAAATAATCTACGACGGGGTTATTAAGACAGGTCAGGGTGGGCAGCCCCAAATTTTCTTTGGGCAAGAATCTTTAAATCCAGGAATACTGTTTTACCCCACACAATTTATTTTTAGAGCCAGCCCAGTTTTAATAATTCTTTTAACTGTTGCTTTATACCTAATATTTTCAAATTACAAAGTTGTGCTTAAAGGACTAAAGTCATCAAAAACCATGACGATACTTGGGGTTTCTATTTATACTTTGGTTTATTTTGTTTTTATGACAGTTTCCACAAAAAAGATAGACAGGTACCTCATTCCCCTTTTTCCGCCACTGGCAATTTTTGCAGGCTACGCATTATCCAAGGTAGTTCCGCGAAAGCAGTTTTTTGTTGCTGTAGTGCTGGTTGTTGTATCTGCTGTTCAAATACTTCCTCTGTTCCCAGATTTTTTTGCCTACTTTAACCCGCTTGTTGGTGGGTCTCATATGGCAGTAAATGCCGTTGGGCTTCAGGATTGGGCAACTGGATACATGCGGGTTACTAATTATTTAAATAAAAAGCCGGGGGTGGAAAATATTACACTTGCCACTTATAATGATGCTAGTGTAAGACCAACATTTTTGGGTATTGTTGTTTCAATAGATTCCGTTACCGACTTTTCAGAAGTCGATTACGTTGTAGTGCAAAGGGATGATGCTAGATCGCCTTTAATTCTTAAGAGCATGAGTTTAGATAGAGTGTTTTATATTGGATCATATGACTACTACTACCTTTACAAAAATATTCAACTCTAA
- a CDS encoding flippase-like domain-containing protein → MSNKSLILRLVISLLVLSILYQKLDFNSVLATIRTANLWYLLLSFLMICLNYIISGFRWRSLIFFSSSFNGRGVFKLIKLYFIGAFFNNFMPTSIGGDVYKAYVLGKNTNDMPKATGATFANRLSGLVILALLSTISLVVLLGFWGILIFIAFWILCILGFVSLDLFSRLIPKLKPFNDAIHLYRFHKDSIVKSLFFSLLVQIVANLAHFFATRSVGISITLPQAFFVFPIIGFLSFLPLSFNGIGIQDFFYGKFLLFWGISPVLSATSSLLYHATRVSVSLIGGFLLLVSNDKSKETS, encoded by the coding sequence ATGAGCAATAAATCCCTCATTTTACGATTGGTAATATCACTTCTTGTTCTTTCTATCCTCTATCAAAAGTTGGATTTTAATTCGGTACTTGCTACCATAAGAACCGCCAACTTGTGGTATCTGCTTTTGTCATTTTTAATGATCTGTCTTAATTACATAATTAGTGGTTTTAGGTGGCGGTCTTTAATCTTTTTTTCTTCCTCGTTTAACGGTCGTGGTGTTTTTAAGTTGATTAAGCTGTATTTTATTGGGGCTTTCTTTAATAATTTTATGCCCACGAGTATCGGGGGCGATGTTTATAAAGCCTATGTTCTTGGGAAAAACACTAATGATATGCCAAAAGCTACTGGAGCAACCTTTGCTAACAGGCTTTCCGGTTTAGTTATCTTAGCTTTACTTTCGACTATAAGTTTGGTTGTACTTTTGGGATTTTGGGGGATTTTGATTTTTATCGCTTTTTGGATTCTTTGTATACTTGGTTTTGTTTCGCTTGATTTATTTTCCAGACTAATTCCAAAATTAAAGCCTTTTAACGATGCAATTCATCTCTATCGCTTTCACAAAGATAGCATTGTCAAGTCTCTGTTTTTTTCGTTGCTCGTTCAAATTGTGGCAAACTTGGCGCATTTTTTTGCCACCAGGTCAGTTGGTATATCAATTACACTCCCACAGGCTTTTTTTGTATTTCCTATAATTGGATTTTTAAGTTTCTTGCCCTTGTCTTTTAATGGTATTGGTATTCAAGATTTTTTCTATGGTAAATTCTTACTATTTTGGGGAATCTCCCCTGTTCTGTCGGCAACATCTTCGCTGCTGTACCATGCCACACGAGTCTCGGTTAGTCTTATTGGTGGATTTTTGCTTCTAGTGAGTAATGATAAATCTAAAGAAACATCTTAA
- a CDS encoding glycosyltransferase family 2 protein, translated as MNISIVVPCYNEEKNIRPSADGLKEVLTKIGKSWEVIFVDDGSKDATWEEITQVCRENKQVCFSQNKGFKGVRHMRNYGQTAAYQAGFDASKGDFVITFSSDNETPAEEIEKVIGKLEEGYDMVNTNREERYKEDAGKSFFKRIPSILANRVINKMSGLQVKDTGSGVKGFRRVLVQNMHLYGDMHRFLPAYCSMFGAKICEVDVAFNPRIYGESAYGKVGLSRTFKVFLDIIALKFLLSFSTKPFTMMPIRIFGGTGIISMILGGFLGSILAFDKIVLGQNIGTRPLLFLSVLLIILGFQFISLGLLGELMLRIYFESQGKRTYIVREEVA; from the coding sequence ATGAACATTTCAATTGTAGTTCCTTGCTATAACGAGGAAAAAAATATCAGACCATCGGCAGATGGTCTCAAAGAAGTTCTCACAAAAATTGGTAAGTCTTGGGAGGTGATTTTTGTTGACGATGGGTCAAAGGATGCTACTTGGGAAGAAATAACACAAGTTTGTAGAGAAAATAAACAAGTTTGTTTCTCACAAAATAAAGGCTTTAAAGGCGTTCGACACATGAGAAATTATGGGCAAACGGCAGCCTACCAAGCGGGGTTTGACGCGTCAAAAGGCGATTTTGTTATAACTTTTTCTTCGGACAACGAAACCCCGGCAGAAGAGATAGAAAAAGTCATAGGCAAGCTTGAGGAGGGCTATGATATGGTAAACACAAATAGGGAAGAACGCTACAAAGAAGATGCAGGAAAATCGTTCTTTAAAAGAATCCCATCGATTTTGGCGAACAGAGTTATTAACAAGATGTCTGGGTTGCAGGTTAAAGATACGGGTTCAGGAGTAAAGGGTTTTAGGAGAGTACTTGTTCAAAATATGCATCTTTATGGAGATATGCATAGGTTTTTGCCTGCTTACTGCTCTATGTTTGGAGCAAAGATTTGCGAAGTTGATGTGGCTTTTAATCCTCGTATTTATGGGGAGTCTGCCTATGGTAAGGTTGGTTTATCTCGGACATTTAAGGTGTTTTTAGATATCATCGCTTTAAAATTTTTGCTTTCTTTTTCTACCAAACCTTTTACTATGATGCCGATTAGGATTTTTGGCGGTACGGGGATTATCTCCATGATACTAGGCGGATTTTTAGGTAGTATTTTAGCCTTTGATAAAATTGTATTGGGTCAAAATATTGGCACAAGACCGCTTTTGTTTTTGTCGGTCCTTCTTATTATTTTGGGATTTCAGTTTATCTCTCTCGGTCTTTTGGGAGAACTTATGCTTAGAATTTATTTTGAATCTCAAGGCAAAAGAACTTATATTGTTAGAGAAGAGGTAGCTTAA
- a CDS encoding glycosyltransferase family 4 protein: protein MNICIFSTTFFPNTGGGERFIHGLGTHLSESQTVFVLVPFDQKMLVNFKPNYSILRLRFINPFLQHKRLLEAILLLNLSYYHLKYRFNLVQAVVLYEPGFVAGIFGKIFNVPVILRPTGEDIQFDKSISYGRISNPFYKSRVTQALNLATKIVAISPTVKKTIMEFTNGKLKEKIVGISNGVDLEKFKIGEIGVTKKIGEIRLLTVGRNVPKKDYPTMLKALAVVVKEFPQAHLDIVGGNEGGLTPIISQLGITNNVTLLGKLPKDRGDFLQYPPQEVLDLYNKADLFVFSSLIEGCPNVILEAISAKLPIVAANSPGTWDYVKDLQTGLLFKPGNFVDMANKIIKLIKDKDLYCKIQEYQKKYSQEFDWSEIAQRYLKLYNNIT, encoded by the coding sequence ATGAATATTTGTATATTTTCGACAACTTTTTTTCCGAATACGGGTGGGGGGGAGAGATTTATTCATGGATTAGGAACCCATCTATCCGAATCTCAAACCGTTTTTGTTCTTGTCCCTTTTGATCAAAAGATGCTAGTTAATTTTAAGCCCAATTATTCAATATTACGCCTGCGATTTATCAACCCTTTTTTACAGCACAAAAGACTATTAGAAGCAATCCTCTTACTCAATCTTTCCTATTATCATTTGAAATACCGCTTTAATCTTGTTCAAGCAGTTGTTTTGTATGAGCCTGGATTTGTCGCAGGAATTTTTGGAAAAATATTTAATGTCCCGGTTATTTTACGACCAACTGGCGAAGATATTCAGTTTGACAAATCTATCTCATACGGAAGAATCTCCAACCCATTTTATAAATCACGAGTTACTCAAGCTCTTAATCTTGCCACAAAAATTGTTGCCATAAGTCCTACTGTCAAAAAAACCATTATGGAGTTTACCAACGGTAAGCTAAAAGAAAAGATTGTGGGAATCTCAAACGGTGTCGATTTAGAGAAATTTAAGATAGGGGAAATTGGGGTAACGAAGAAGATAGGGGAGATAAGATTGCTAACTGTTGGAAGGAATGTACCAAAGAAGGATTATCCTACAATGCTTAAAGCTTTAGCTGTAGTTGTCAAGGAGTTCCCGCAAGCCCATCTTGACATTGTTGGCGGGAACGAAGGGGGGCTTACTCCAATCATTTCTCAACTCGGGATTACAAACAATGTAACTCTGCTTGGGAAACTTCCAAAAGATCGTGGTGACTTTTTGCAATATCCTCCGCAGGAAGTTTTGGATTTATATAACAAAGCCGACCTGTTTGTTTTTAGTTCGTTAATAGAGGGTTGTCCCAATGTAATCCTAGAGGCAATATCGGCAAAGTTACCAATTGTTGCAGCTAATAGCCCAGGTACTTGGGACTATGTTAAGGATCTTCAAACTGGGTTGCTGTTTAAACCTGGGAACTTTGTAGATATGGCTAATAAAATTATCAAGCTAATAAAAGATAAAGATCTCTATTGTAAGATTCAAGAGTACCAAAAGAAATATTCTCAAGAGTTTGATTGGTCAGAAATAGCACAAAGATATCTCAAGTTGTATAATAACATTACATGA
- a CDS encoding polysaccharide biosynthesis C-terminal domain-containing protein, protein MLKARKSLLSDSVSATGANLFAQFFTFLISAIIAAQYGATESTDAFFYALAAVMVVNAAITGVLKSVFTSVFLRFVHKEKQDEKEILGSFYLYFCIFLLVIWSLFNITSYLVTAHVTIPGILDRELLFRMLFELSFLIIASGLVECLSTVYNTYQKYIIPILTPIFRSVVFIAFVWFTKSNLGVESLSIGNSFAELAHLVILFTILKYKGIYFGFKLVFHPAVKRMVTISLPSFLSNATTRINDFVDASFIAPVLVGGVTIINYANKISAIPAILLTGGFLTVILTHWSLKENLEGDDSLKESLLNSLIAVGMIFIPILVAMFVLREPLVKLLYERKNFTPDLTYKTALLTGLYLFGLLPLMLGRILTRAFLVIEDTWTPFWVGNIRAVINVVTNILFIKALGYPGVAVSTSFTSFLLFAFMFVKLKKKIRLAITKEYIVEWGKVLSSGAIAGFAIFSFYKFFVHSSYLYLSLSFIGGVVSLGFFSAYGLLVYLLSCYLLKVKKLTELKQLIFKKG, encoded by the coding sequence ATGCTAAAAGCTCGAAAATCCTTACTTTCGGACAGCGTTTCTGCTACGGGAGCTAATCTTTTTGCCCAGTTTTTTACTTTTTTAATTTCAGCAATTATTGCGGCACAATATGGTGCCACCGAGAGCACCGACGCATTTTTTTATGCTTTAGCTGCGGTAATGGTGGTAAATGCAGCCATCACCGGGGTTTTAAAGTCAGTTTTTACCTCGGTTTTTTTGCGTTTTGTGCATAAGGAAAAACAAGACGAGAAGGAAATTTTGGGCTCGTTTTATTTATACTTTTGCATATTTCTGCTTGTTATTTGGTCTCTTTTTAACATTACCTCTTATCTTGTAACTGCCCATGTAACAATTCCTGGAATTTTGGATCGGGAACTTTTGTTTAGAATGCTTTTTGAATTGTCGTTTCTTATTATCGCAAGTGGTCTTGTGGAGTGTCTTTCTACCGTTTATAACACCTATCAAAAGTATATTATTCCAATTTTAACGCCAATTTTTCGAAGTGTTGTGTTTATTGCGTTTGTTTGGTTTACCAAATCAAACTTAGGGGTAGAGAGTCTTTCCATTGGAAATTCCTTTGCGGAACTTGCTCATCTAGTAATTTTATTTACCATTTTAAAGTACAAGGGAATTTATTTTGGATTTAAGCTAGTTTTCCATCCTGCAGTAAAACGCATGGTAACAATCTCGCTTCCGTCGTTTTTGAGCAATGCTACTACTCGAATAAATGATTTTGTTGACGCCTCTTTTATTGCGCCAGTTTTAGTTGGGGGTGTAACAATTATCAATTACGCTAACAAAATTTCTGCAATTCCGGCGATTTTGCTTACCGGAGGTTTTTTAACTGTAATTCTTACCCATTGGTCATTAAAGGAGAATTTGGAAGGAGACGATTCACTCAAAGAAAGTTTATTAAATTCGCTAATTGCTGTGGGAATGATATTTATTCCAATTTTGGTTGCCATGTTCGTTTTAAGAGAGCCTTTAGTTAAATTGCTGTATGAGCGCAAGAACTTTACCCCAGATTTAACCTACAAAACCGCACTGCTTACAGGTCTTTATCTTTTTGGTCTTTTGCCTCTTATGCTGGGGCGGATCCTAACTCGTGCATTTTTAGTAATAGAAGATACTTGGACGCCATTTTGGGTGGGAAACATTAGAGCTGTAATTAATGTCGTAACCAACATTTTGTTTATAAAAGCATTGGGTTATCCAGGAGTTGCTGTTTCTACATCTTTTACCTCTTTTCTGCTGTTTGCTTTTATGTTTGTAAAGCTTAAAAAGAAAATACGGCTTGCCATAACTAAAGAATATATCGTTGAATGGGGCAAGGTTTTGTCTTCTGGGGCAATAGCCGGTTTTGCTATATTTTCCTTTTACAAATTCTTTGTCCACTCCAGCTATTTGTACCTGTCTTTATCGTTTATCGGGGGTGTTGTGTCACTTGGGTTTTTCTCCGCATATGGACTTTTAGTTTATTTATTATCTTGTTATTTGTTAAAAGTTAAGAAACTGACCGAATTAAAGCAATTAATATTTAAAAAGGGGTGA